One window of the Strix uralensis isolate ZFMK-TIS-50842 chromosome 3, bStrUra1, whole genome shotgun sequence genome contains the following:
- the LOC141941582 gene encoding prolyl-tRNA synthetase associated domain-containing protein 1-like, with amino-acid sequence MAAELREALGQRLRDLGIATVTAEHPQVFTVEEMMPHVQHMKGGHSKNLFLKDKKKKGFWLVTVLHDRQINLNDLAKKLGVGSGNLRFADENAMLEKLKVGQGCATPLALFCDQGDVRFVLDAGFLEGGHEKVYFHPMTNSATMGLSPNDFLKFVRSTGHDPIIIHFDEHMK; translated from the exons atGGCGGCGGAGCTGCGGGAGGCGCTGGGCCAGCGCCTGCGGGATTTGGGCATCGCTACGGTCACCGCCGAGCACCCCCAG GTGTTCACTGTTGAAGAAATGATGCCCCACGTCCAACACATGAAAGGCGGTCACAGtaaaaacctttttcttaaagacaaaaagaagaaaggattCTGGCTGGTGACTGTTCTGCACGACAGGCAAATCAATTTAAACGATCTTGCTAAAAAACTGGGTGTTGGAAGTGGAAACCTAAGGTTTGCTGATGAAAACGCTATGCTGGAAAAACTGAAAGTGGGCCAGGGCTGTGCGACACCCCTCGCCCTCTTCTGTGACCAGGGAGATGTGAGGTTTGTGCTGGATGCTGGATTTCTGGAAGGTGGCCATGAAAAGGTGTATTTTCATCCAATGACAAATTCTGCAACCATGGGCTTAAGCCCCAACGACTTTCTGAAGTTCGTGAGATCAACAGGCCATGATCCAATCATCATACATTTTGACGAACACATGAAGTAG